One part of the Deltaproteobacteria bacterium genome encodes these proteins:
- the infA gene encoding translation initiation factor IF-1 — protein MAKEEAIEIEGTVIEPLPNAMFRVELDNKMRVLAHISGKMRMHFIKILPGDRVTVQLTPYDLTRGRITYRSK, from the coding sequence ATGGCAAAAGAAGAGGCGATAGAAATCGAGGGTACGGTGATCGAGCCGTTGCCGAATGCCATGTTCCGGGTGGAGCTCGACAACAAGATGAGGGTGCTCGCTCACATCTCCGGCAAGATGCGGATGCATTTCATAAAGATCCTGCCGGGGGATCGGGTCACCGTTCAGTTGACGCCGTACGACCTGACACGGGGCCGGATCACCTACCGATCGAAGTAA
- the rpmJ gene encoding 50S ribosomal protein L36, whose product MKVRPSVRKFCVKCKVIRRKGVVRVICENPKHKQRQG is encoded by the coding sequence ATGAAAGTCAGACCATCGGTGCGAAAGTTTTGCGTCAAGTGCAAGGTCATCCGCCGGAAAGGCGTCGTCCGGGTGATCTGCGAGAACCCGAAGCACAAGCAGCGCCAGGGATAG
- the rpsM gene encoding 30S ribosomal protein S13 translates to MARIAGVDIPKTKKIGTALTYIYGIGPTSAAKILEEARVSPDLRTSTLGEDQIARIRDVIDANYRVEGDLRKEISMNIKRLMDLGAYRGLRHRKGLPARGQRTHTNARTRKGPRKGAVAKKKEATKK, encoded by the coding sequence TTGGCACGCATCGCTGGAGTGGACATTCCGAAGACGAAGAAGATCGGGACGGCCCTTACGTACATCTACGGGATCGGCCCGACCTCCGCTGCGAAGATCCTCGAGGAGGCCCGCGTCTCGCCCGATTTGAGGACGAGCACCCTGGGCGAGGACCAGATCGCCCGGATCCGGGACGTGATCGACGCCAATTATCGCGTCGAGGGGGACCTTCGCAAGGAAATATCGATGAACATCAAGCGGCTGATGGACCTCGGGGCATACCGGGGCCTTCGGCACCGCAAGGGGCTGCCGGCGCGGGGTCAGCGAACCCACACGAACGCCCGGACCCGGAAGGGTCCGCGCAAGGGAGCCGTCGCAAAGAAGAAGGAAGCCACGAAGAAATAA